A genomic region of Melanotaenia boesemani isolate fMelBoe1 chromosome 21, fMelBoe1.pri, whole genome shotgun sequence contains the following coding sequences:
- the kif19 gene encoding kinesin-like protein KIF19, translating into MKDSGESKDHQLTVALRIRPLSDAEQEEGATIVAHRVDDQMVVLMDPMEDPDDILRANRSREKTYMFDVAFDFSASQEEVYRSTTKGLIEGLISGYNATVFAYGPTGCGKTYTMLGTDKEPGIYVRTLNDLFRAIEETSDDMLYSVSMSYLEIYNEMIRDLLNPSSGFLDLREDSKGVIQVAGITEVSTINAQEIMELLMKGNKQRTQEPTAANQTSSRSHAVLQVAVKQQSRCRDVLQEVRFARLFMIDLAGSERAAQTQNRGQRLKEGAHINRSLLALGNCINALSDKNGNKYVNYRDSKLTRLLKDSLGGNSRTVMIAHISPASIAFEESRNTLTYADRAKSIRTRVKKNLINVSYHIAQYTNIISDLRCEIQRLKKKIADQASRQLSSDRADIRNIQAEVQAHSSQQSRAEMDQLREQLLDAFRQQMEIRRSLMELENSSMEIQIDTSKHLLIIADWEQERSRRRRKWRAERRKESVNKDESEKDSDSSESPPDSTETQEVAVARENLVTLMAEQKKIQKQKGLLECRFLQLREQARRLEELLPRRVSSEEQHEVLGLLCKVHELEIENTEMQSHALLKDNVIRQKNFVVQRFEQHRHLCDEIIQQQRQFIDDHSLPVPPHLQELYDMYTRELDERKLDRAMALDKATTRHTIKEGSLPKITLPIQGRDTLQDVDSDQESIRYMCSDNRRGQAKMRRHTLPPILPEPELDKVFKSSPHARQMKNSAVMTPPPIHINGKGNREVQPLAPDSFLSYSHLSYSVSSHLDSSPESSEAGTDIPLSRNERQQILRGVQNIVVKAARRRSKALEVDALRLPHAPSPLDPKKQKSSLSLSEAPPRGLPMRRGRQPSPELRHATSDDNLSSSTGEGPGLQVTWTRPRYRQVATKTQTPREVDFEARRKKRRSRSFEVTGQALPQTKTTAAQRFRPLDSTSDPHLHINGQPQAPMLRPQYRGVPPLAKVRPPHNTQQTGSNAESSTANMNNLKRAPQLRQPQPLLYVTTTGAQRTRRH; encoded by the exons ATGGTGGTTCTGATGGACCCCATGGAAGATCCAGATGACATCCTCCGTGCCAACCGCTCCAGGGAGAAGACTTACATGTTTGATGTGGCATTCGACTTCTCAGCCAGTCAG GAAGAGGTTTACAGATCTACAACCAAAGGTCTCATTGAAGGCCTCATATCAGGCTACAATGCCACTGTGTTTGCCTATGGACCCacag GTTGTGGGAAGACATACACCATGCTGGGAACAGACAAGGAGCCAGGCATCTACGTCCGCACACTGAACGACCTTTTTCGTGCCATCGAGGAGACCAGTGATGACATGCTGTACAGCGTCTCCATGTCATATCTCGAG ATCTACAATGAGATGATCCGTGACCTGCTAAACCCATCCTCAGGCTTCTTAGACCTAAGAGAAGACTCAAAGGGTGTGATTCAGGTTGCAGGAATCACAGAGGTGTCTACCATTAATGCCCAAGAG ATCATGGAATTACTGATGAAGGGCAACAAACAGCGCACCCAGGAGCCGACAGCGGCCAATCAGACGTCATCTCGCTCCCACGCTGTGCTGCAGGTGGCCGTCAAACAGCAGAGCCGCTGTCGCGATGTCCTGCAGGAGGTCCGCTTTGCTCGCCTTTTCATGATCGACCTTGCAGGCTCAGAGCGAGCAGcacag ACTCAGAATCGAGGTCAGCGGTTGAAAGAAGGAGCCCACATCAACCGCTCCCTCTTGGCTTTGGGAAACTGCATAAATGCCCTGAGCGACAAAAACGGAAACAAGTACGTCAACTATCGAGACAGCAAGTTGACTCGCCTCCTGAAG GACTCTTTGGGTGGGAACAGCAGGACGGTCATGATAGCCCACATTAGCCCCGCCTCTATAGCTTTTGAAGAGTCTCGTAATACTTTGACATACGCAGACCGTGCCAAAAGCATTCGAACACGG GTGAAGAAGAACCTGATAAATGTGTCGTACCACATTGCTCAATACACCAACATCATCTCAGACCTGCGCTGTGAAATCCAGCGGCTCAAGAAGAAGATCGCAGATCAGGCGAGCCGCCAGCTTAGCTCAGACCGCGCTGACATCCGCAACATCCAGG CGGAGGTACAGGCCCACTCCAGCCAGCAGAGCCGTGCAGAGATGGATCAGTTGAGGGAGCAGCTTCTGGATGCCTTCCGCCAGCAGATGGAGATCAGGAGGAGCCTGATGGAGCTGGAGAACAGCAGCATGGAGATCCAGATCGATACCTCCAAACACCTTCTAATCATTGCAGA ttGGGAGCAGGAGCGGAGTAGGCGCAGAAGGAAGTGGCGTGCAGAAAGGAGGAAGGAAAGTGTCAACAAAGACGAAAGTGAGAAGGACTCAGATTCCTCGGAATCTCCCCCAGACAGCACAGAGACCCAGGAGGTGGCGGTGGCTCGAGAAAACCTGGTCACACTCATGGCCGAACAGAAAAAGATTCAAAAACAGAAG GGGTTGCTGGAGTGCAGGTTTCTGCAGCTTCGGGAGCAAGCCCGACGCCTGGAAGAGCTGCTGCCTCGGAGGGTGAGCTCAGAGGAGCAGCATGAGGTCCTGGGCCTTCTCTGCAAGGTCCACGAGCTTGAAATCGAGAACACTGAGATGCAATCCCACGCACTGCTCAAAGACAACGTCATCCGGCAGAAGAACTTTGTGGTGCAGCGCTTTGAGCAGCACAGACACCTGTGTGACgagatcatccagcagcagaggCAGTTCATTGATG ATCACAGTCTGCCTGTACCGCCACACCTCCAGGAGCTGTATGATATGTACACAAGAGAGCTGGATGAGAGGAAACTGGACAGAGCCATGGCCCTAGATAAGGCAACCACCAGACACACCATCAAG gaGGGATCTCTACCAAAGATCACCCTACCCATTCAGGGTCGCGACACCCTGCAGGATGTGGATTCAGACCAGGAGAGCATTCGCTACATGTGCTCCGATAACAGACGAGGTCAAGCCAAAATGCGCAGACACACCTTGCCCCCCATCCTGCCAGAGCCTGAGCT AGACAAAGTTTTCAAGAGCAGCCCTCATGCCAGACAGATGAAGAACTCGGCTGTAATGACCCCACCTCCGATCCACATTAACGGGAAGGGCAACAGAGAG GTGCAGCCTCTGGCTCCTGACAGcttcctgagctacagccatcTGAGCTACAGTGTCAGCAGTCACCTGGACTCATCACCTGAGAGCAGCGAGGCCGGGACAGATATCCCCCTTTCACGAAATG AGCGGCAACAGATCCTGAGAGGAGTCCAGAACATTGTGGTAAAAGCTGCCCGTCGACGCTCTAAAGCCCTGGAGGTGGATGCCCTGCGGTTACCCCACGCACCCTCTCCCCTGGACCccaaaaagcagaaaagcagCCTTTCTTTGAGTGAGGCTCCCCCGAGAGGTTTACCGATGCGACGTGGCCGGCAGCCCAGCCCTGAGCTGAGACACGCCACCTCAGATGATAACCTGTCCAGCAGCACCGGGGAAGGACCTGGCCTGCAGGTGACCTGGACGCGACCTCGTTACCGCCAGGTTGCCACCAAAACCCAAACACCTCGTGAGGTGGACTTTGAAGCTCGTCGCAAGAAGAGACGCTCACGTTCATTTGAGGTCACCGGACAAGCG CTGCCTCAAACAAAGACAACCGCAGCTCAGAGGTTTCGCCCTCTGGACAGCACGTCAGACCCTCATCTCCACATTAATGGCCAACCCCAGGCCCCAATGCTGCGTCCTCAATACAGAGGGGTCCCTCCTCTTGCCAAAGTCAGGCCTCCTCACAACACCCAGCAAACAG GCTCAAACGCTGAGTCCTCCACAGCCAACATGAATAACTTGAAGCGAGCGCCTCAGCTTCGGCAGCCCCAGCCCCTCTTGTACGTCACCACCACAGGCGCTCAGCGCACACGCAGACACTGA
- the si:ch73-127m5.2 gene encoding uncharacterized protein si:ch73-127m5.2: protein MDPSARMVGLDAQGNMLFTVVKPVMGIFQVSSEQESGVSQGDMGLQGLSENTLVLPQEQNQAPLEQNQMEMHNVQPHIQPQMQVSAPVQTEDVSQNQELPSNSSTNSQSISHMPFAEVSSLLDPNMKGSKARKYLISYDEIKRRLQAPEKMSLRSLAAYTRVSRGPASKKTLLESLNVLGLTPSTTTSVSSSFSKLTEGDTRALCEDMKDFAHDYIAYGNMAKQLIPETNTVQHWSKIIETKNHLEDMRKCFRDPVNSGAFDNVTHGLGLGMLDVALDMIVMVIEQQIRILSGAAASDPPDSGPSSRRIRKRHRKIHLTDSEKLHKMSDGLKEHGKILSKGKVRARARKKTKPETGTSVPVESQEEQNKADDVENNVLTLVSVGYETVSSGLSTGGTV, encoded by the exons ATGGACCCGTCTGCTCGCATGGTGGGCCTGGATGCCCAGGGGAACATGCTCTTCACAGTGGTAAAGCCAGTTATGGGGATTTTTCAGGTGTCTTCAGAGCAAGAAAGTGGTGTTTCACAAGGGGACATGGGCCTACAGGGTTTGTCTGAGAACACATTAGTGCTCCCTCAGGAACAGAATCAGGCTCCACTAGAGCAGAACCAGATGGAAATGCACAATGTTCAGCCTCATATTCAGCCTCAGATGCAGGTTTCTGCCCCAGTCCAGACCGAGGATGTGTCCCAGAATCAGGAGCTGCCCTCTAACTCAAGCACAAATTCACAATCCATCAGCCACATGCCATTTGCAGAGGTGTCGTCCCTCCTGGATCCCAACATGAAAGGATCCAAGGCTC GAAAATATCTCATCTCATATGATGAAATTAAAAGGCGCCTGCAGGCCCCAGAGAAGATGTCCCTGCGATCCTTGGCAGCGTATACTCGGGTCAGCAGAGGCCCAGCCAGCAAGAAAACACTTCTGGAGTCACTTAATGTCCTCGGCCTCACGCCAAGCACAACTACCTCTGTATCCTCTTCGTTCTCTAAACTCACTGAAG gTGACACCAGAGCTCTGTGTGAAGACATGAAAGACTTTGCACACGATTACATCGCCTATGGCAACATGGCTAAACAACTCATCCCTGAAACAAATACAGTTCAACATTGGTCCAAAATTATTGAAACAAA GAACCACCTTGAGGACATGAGAAAATGTTTCAGGGATCCGGTTAACAGTGGCGCATTTGACAACGTCACTCACGGCCTCGGTCTTGGAATGTTGGACGTTGCACTGGACATGATCGTCATGGTGATTGAACAGCAGATCCGCATCCTGTCCGGCGCTGCAGCATCAGATCCACCCGATTCGGGTCCGTCTTCACGTCGCATCCGCAAGCGTCACCGCAAAATCCACTTGACTGACAGCGAGAAGCTTCACAAAATGTCTGATGGTCTGAAAGAGCACGGGAAGATCCTTTCGAAAGGAAAGGTCCGAGCCAGAGCCAGGAAAAAAACGAAGCCTGAGACTGGAACTTCTGTCCCAGTAGAGAGTCAAGAAGAGCAGAACAAAGCAGATGATGTGGAGAATAATGTCCTCACCCTGGTCTCTGTGGGTTATGAAACTGTTTCTAGTGGTCTCAGCACTGGAGGAACTGTTTGA
- the si:dkey-21e13.3 gene encoding rap1 GTPase-GDP dissociation stimulator 1 isoform X1 translates to MGHPNVPLTYKHARTHKDKHITSRLQPYTPNDNLNNALGAIRVLGMELIEDELKPHLNTVLANIKERKKGAAEQVVISGILPILALSLRKRGPLTLLTAKLVAELAKESVVRKGFGDAGLVTALLSVLTSTNEELLIYAARAISRMSYDSSKQQELLLRRGAVPRLVAILLRFPDREFLEEVCLQALCNLSGMAVAEEAGMIWERGASVRPGESVFHGVSPHTCGFASSVTLVRVSQWGPGQYVVSIEDFQRCSSSFWNLHGNKRATRWFPFFSLGSCSNFLKVIKFSTRNVPRTKSLKTRVFHTFL, encoded by the exons ATGGGGCACCCTAATGTGCCTCTCACATACAAACATGCACGGACTCACAAAGATAAACACATAACCAGTCGACTGCAACCCTACACACCAAACG ACAATCTGAACAATGCACTAGGTGCTATCAGAGTACTTGGCATGGAGCTGATTGAAGATGAGCTGAAACCCCACCTCAACACAGTGCTGGCTAACATTAAGGAGAGGA aAAAAGGCGCTGCTGAGCAGGTAGTAATCAGCGGCATCCTGCCGATCCTGGCCTTGTCTCTGAGGAAAAGGGGGCCTCTGACTCTGCTGACTGCAAAACTGGTGGCTGAGCTTGCCAAGGAAT ccGTGGTTCGCAAAGGTTTCGGGGATGCAGGCTTGGTTACGGCTCTGCTTTCTGTGCTGACCAGTACAAATGAAGAGCTGCTCATTTACGCCGCGAGAGCCATCTCACGCATGTCTTATGACAGCT ctAAGCAGCAGGAACTGTTACTACGGCGAGGTGCGGTGCCTCGTCTTGTTGCCATTCTCCTTCGATTTCCTGATAGAGAATTCCTGGAGGAGGTGTGCCTTCAGGCCCTCTGTAACCTTAGTGGCATGGCAGTGGCAGAGGAGGCTGGAATGATCTGGGAGAGAGGAGCGTCCGTGAGGCCTGGGGAgtccgtgtttcatggcgttTCTCCTCACACGTGTGGTTTTGCCTCTTCCGTAACTCTGGTTCGTGTGTCTCAGTGGGGTCCGGGTCAGTATGTGGTCAGCATCGAGGACTTCCAGCGCTGCTCCTCTTCTTTCTGGAACCTTCACGGGAACAAACGGGCCACACGTTGGTTCCCATTCTTCAGTTTGGGCAGCTGTTCAAATTTTTTGAAGGTGATCAAGTTCTCTACGAGGAACGTTCCTCGGACAAAGAGTCTGAAGACCAGAGTGTTCCACACATTCTTGTGA
- the si:dkey-21e13.3 gene encoding rap1 GTPase-GDP dissociation stimulator 1 isoform X2: MELIEDELKPHLNTVLANIKERKKGAAEQVVISGILPILALSLRKRGPLTLLTAKLVAELAKESVVRKGFGDAGLVTALLSVLTSTNEELLIYAARAISRMSYDSSKQQELLLRRGAVPRLVAILLRFPDREFLEEVCLQALCNLSGMAVAEEAGMIWERGASVRPGESVFHGVSPHTCGFASSVTLVRVSQWGPGQYVVSIEDFQRCSSSFWNLHGNKRATRWFPFFSLGSCSNFLKVIKFSTRNVPRTKSLKTRVFHTFL; the protein is encoded by the exons ATGGAGCTGATTGAAGATGAGCTGAAACCCCACCTCAACACAGTGCTGGCTAACATTAAGGAGAGGA aAAAAGGCGCTGCTGAGCAGGTAGTAATCAGCGGCATCCTGCCGATCCTGGCCTTGTCTCTGAGGAAAAGGGGGCCTCTGACTCTGCTGACTGCAAAACTGGTGGCTGAGCTTGCCAAGGAAT ccGTGGTTCGCAAAGGTTTCGGGGATGCAGGCTTGGTTACGGCTCTGCTTTCTGTGCTGACCAGTACAAATGAAGAGCTGCTCATTTACGCCGCGAGAGCCATCTCACGCATGTCTTATGACAGCT ctAAGCAGCAGGAACTGTTACTACGGCGAGGTGCGGTGCCTCGTCTTGTTGCCATTCTCCTTCGATTTCCTGATAGAGAATTCCTGGAGGAGGTGTGCCTTCAGGCCCTCTGTAACCTTAGTGGCATGGCAGTGGCAGAGGAGGCTGGAATGATCTGGGAGAGAGGAGCGTCCGTGAGGCCTGGGGAgtccgtgtttcatggcgttTCTCCTCACACGTGTGGTTTTGCCTCTTCCGTAACTCTGGTTCGTGTGTCTCAGTGGGGTCCGGGTCAGTATGTGGTCAGCATCGAGGACTTCCAGCGCTGCTCCTCTTCTTTCTGGAACCTTCACGGGAACAAACGGGCCACACGTTGGTTCCCATTCTTCAGTTTGGGCAGCTGTTCAAATTTTTTGAAGGTGATCAAGTTCTCTACGAGGAACGTTCCTCGGACAAAGAGTCTGAAGACCAGAGTGTTCCACACATTCTTGTGA